Proteins from a single region of Terriglobales bacterium:
- the gyrA gene encoding DNA gyrase subunit A gives MADEQNPQLPLTPPGGEPPQGPGAANIIPINVEEEMRRSYLDYAMSVIIGRALPDVRDGLKPVHRRVLYTMNEMGLQYNKKYTKCAKVVGQAMGQYHPHGDSAIYDTLVRMAQDFSLRYPLIDGQGNFGSVDGDPPAAMRYTECRLERIAGEMLSDIDKDTVDFVPNYDESTTEPTVLPTRIPNLLVNGSNGIAVGMATNIPPHNLTEIVDATITLVQSPQTTLKDILKIVKGPDFPTGGFIYGRGGIEQAYTNGRGRFMVRAKAAIENLTQGRQAIIVTEIPYQVNKSALIKRIAELVNNKVVDDISDVRDESDRDGMRIVIELKRGAESQIVLNQLYKHTSMQESFSMIFLAVVNNQPREMGLVQAIQHFIDHRVDVVRRRTAYLLARAREREHILEGYKIALDNLDQVIKLIRGSASRTEAREALLAANFKITDKEIHSTGKLSGRQADAILDLQLYRLTRLSTEEIFNELAEIRERIAEYESILASEKKLRNLIVKELEEVKMEYGDERRTIITDEGVEITLEDLVADEQVAVTVSHSGYLKRTALSTYRQQRRGGMGRKGMSTREEDFVEQLLIASTHAYLLIFTSAGRVYWLKVYEVPDVGPAGKGKAIASLISLQPGEKVCAIQNVRDLEEEGKYVFFATRKGTVKKVPLKDFSNVMSRGIIAIGIEKDDELVAARITDGNKIVFLASHEGMAVRFEEADVRPMGRPAYGVRGMNLEVKDYIVGMAVTDPPGAKKPGDGRGTDTEGEAKPAPSLILSVTENGYGKRTDAEEYRLVNRGGKGVINVKTTERNGKVVAIMQVEEDSECMLISQYGKIIRLPNSQIRETGRNAQGVRLLHLDPGDRVAAAVVIPPEEKNENGGLLQ, from the coding sequence ATGGCTGACGAACAGAACCCCCAACTTCCCCTAACGCCACCAGGCGGTGAGCCGCCGCAAGGACCTGGCGCAGCCAACATTATTCCCATCAACGTGGAAGAGGAGATGCGCCGTTCGTATCTCGACTATGCCATGTCGGTCATCATCGGGCGCGCATTGCCTGACGTGCGCGATGGACTCAAGCCCGTGCATCGTCGTGTGCTCTACACGATGAACGAGATGGGCCTGCAGTACAACAAGAAGTACACCAAGTGCGCCAAGGTCGTGGGACAGGCGATGGGCCAGTACCATCCGCATGGCGATAGCGCGATCTACGACACGCTAGTCCGCATGGCGCAGGACTTTTCTCTGCGTTATCCACTCATAGATGGCCAGGGAAACTTTGGATCAGTCGATGGCGATCCGCCGGCCGCGATGCGTTACACCGAATGCCGCTTGGAGAGAATTGCAGGCGAGATGCTTTCGGATATCGACAAGGACACCGTCGATTTCGTTCCTAATTACGACGAATCCACCACCGAGCCGACGGTTCTTCCTACTCGCATTCCCAATCTGCTGGTCAACGGTTCAAACGGAATCGCGGTGGGTATGGCGACGAATATTCCGCCACACAATCTGACTGAGATCGTCGACGCGACGATTACCCTGGTTCAAAGTCCGCAGACGACACTCAAAGACATTCTGAAGATCGTGAAGGGACCGGACTTCCCCACCGGAGGCTTCATTTATGGTCGCGGCGGGATCGAACAGGCATACACGAACGGCCGTGGCCGTTTCATGGTGCGTGCCAAAGCGGCAATCGAGAACCTGACGCAAGGCCGGCAGGCGATTATCGTCACTGAGATTCCTTACCAGGTGAACAAGTCGGCGCTGATTAAGCGCATCGCTGAGCTGGTGAACAACAAAGTTGTCGACGACATCTCCGACGTGCGCGACGAATCCGATCGCGACGGCATGCGCATCGTCATCGAGCTCAAGCGCGGAGCCGAATCCCAGATCGTGCTCAACCAGCTCTACAAGCACACCTCGATGCAAGAGAGCTTCAGCATGATCTTCCTCGCGGTGGTGAACAACCAGCCGCGCGAGATGGGACTGGTGCAGGCCATTCAGCATTTCATCGATCACCGCGTCGATGTAGTGCGGCGCCGCACAGCGTACTTGCTGGCGCGCGCGCGGGAACGCGAGCACATCCTCGAAGGCTACAAGATCGCCCTCGACAATCTCGATCAAGTCATAAAGCTGATTCGTGGATCCGCATCGCGGACCGAAGCTCGCGAGGCTCTGCTTGCTGCGAATTTCAAGATCACCGACAAGGAGATCCACTCAACCGGCAAGCTGAGCGGTCGTCAGGCGGATGCAATTCTCGATCTGCAGCTCTACCGACTCACGCGGCTTTCAACTGAAGAAATCTTCAACGAACTCGCGGAGATTCGCGAGCGCATCGCTGAGTACGAGAGCATCCTCGCCTCGGAGAAGAAGCTGCGTAACTTGATCGTGAAGGAACTCGAGGAGGTCAAGATGGAGTACGGCGACGAGCGCCGCACCATAATCACCGACGAGGGTGTTGAGATTACGCTGGAAGACCTGGTTGCCGACGAGCAGGTGGCAGTAACCGTCTCTCACTCCGGCTATCTCAAGCGTACCGCGCTTTCCACGTATCGCCAGCAGCGCCGCGGCGGCATGGGCCGCAAGGGCATGAGCACGCGCGAAGAGGACTTCGTCGAGCAATTGCTCATCGCGTCCACACACGCGTACCTGCTCATCTTCACAAGCGCCGGTCGAGTGTACTGGCTCAAAGTCTACGAGGTTCCCGATGTGGGACCCGCAGGCAAAGGCAAGGCCATCGCCAGCCTGATCTCTTTGCAGCCTGGCGAGAAAGTATGCGCCATTCAGAATGTCCGTGACCTTGAGGAAGAGGGCAAGTATGTCTTCTTCGCCACGCGCAAGGGTACGGTGAAGAAGGTGCCGCTCAAGGACTTTTCCAACGTAATGTCGCGCGGCATCATCGCCATCGGCATCGAGAAAGACGATGAGTTGGTTGCCGCCCGTATCACCGACGGAAACAAGATCGTCTTCCTGGCTTCGCATGAAGGAATGGCAGTTCGCTTCGAAGAAGCCGATGTGCGCCCGATGGGCCGGCCCGCGTACGGAGTGCGCGGCATGAATCTCGAAGTGAAAGACTACATCGTCGGAATGGCGGTGACAGATCCTCCAGGCGCCAAAAAGCCCGGGGACGGAAGGGGAACTGACACCGAAGGCGAGGCCAAGCCGGCGCCATCGCTCATCTTGTCCGTCACAGAAAACGGTTACGGCAAACGCACCGATGCGGAGGAGTATCGACTAGTAAATCGCGGCGGCAAAGGTGTGATCAATGTCAAGACGACAGAGCGCAACGGAAAAGTGGTCGCCATCATGCAAGTCGAAGAGGATTCGGAATGCATGCTCATCAGCCAGTACGGCAAGATCATCCGTCTGCCGAACAGCCAGATCCGCGAGACCGGACGCAATGCGCAAGGGGTGCGCCTGCTGCACCTGGATCCCGGCGATCGCGTGGCCGCTGCTGTTGTGATTCCGCCAGAGGAGAAGAACGAGAATGGCGGGCTGTTGCAGTAA
- a CDS encoding class II aldolase/adducin family protein produces MGHWKDIMLRGAVIPLQQMAMFREQVAVLRGSLSCEDRARHELVRFGALLHENGFVAATDGNLSVRLEQGRVMITPSGFSKGMMQPEDMVVVDLAGGKLEGTYNASSEVEMHLAIYQERRDVDAVVHAHPCTATAFACNGISLEEPICAEVVMTLGKVPLAPYATTGTPELTSSILPFIRDHQAILLANHGVVTYGEDLMTAYLRMEAVEHFAKVTLAARQIGAPQVLNPVQLEALEHARRKYVDRQPTKFDRPGLALETLWPQLARRN; encoded by the coding sequence ATGGGGCACTGGAAAGACATCATGCTGAGGGGAGCGGTGATTCCTCTCCAACAGATGGCAATGTTCCGCGAGCAAGTTGCGGTTCTGCGCGGTTCCCTGAGCTGCGAGGACCGGGCGCGGCACGAGCTGGTTCGCTTCGGCGCCCTGCTCCATGAGAACGGCTTTGTCGCGGCTACCGACGGCAATCTCTCGGTGCGGCTTGAGCAAGGTCGCGTGATGATCACGCCGTCGGGCTTCAGCAAAGGGATGATGCAGCCTGAGGATATGGTCGTCGTCGATCTCGCCGGAGGAAAGCTGGAAGGCACTTATAACGCCTCGAGCGAGGTTGAGATGCACCTCGCCATCTACCAGGAGCGACGTGACGTAGACGCGGTCGTGCACGCGCATCCATGTACGGCAACGGCATTCGCCTGCAACGGAATCTCCCTGGAAGAACCCATTTGTGCCGAAGTAGTGATGACGCTTGGCAAAGTTCCGTTGGCCCCATATGCGACGACGGGCACACCTGAGCTGACCAGCAGCATCCTGCCGTTTATCCGCGATCATCAGGCGATTCTGCTGGCGAATCACGGCGTGGTGACCTACGGCGAAGATCTGATGACGGCATACCTTCGCATGGAAGCCGTCGAGCACTTTGCCAAAGTAACCTTAGCGGCTCGTCAGATCGGGGCTCCGCAGGTGCTCAATCCAGTTCAGTTGGAAGCGCTGGAGCACGCACGGCGAAAGTACGTCGATCGTCAGCCGACAAAGTTCGATCGTCCTGGGCTCGCCCTCGAGACGCTGTGGCCTCAACTGGCCCGCAGGAACTAA
- a CDS encoding MlaD family protein — protein MRSIPAGGSVPSQQQVKWSQLRVGITVLVATVTLFVLIFFMSGTVSPFSKKIRLRAYFENAAGLVKGAPVRLSGVDIGNVDSIHIVRDPKRLLTPVEVMMKVTAQARPDLRKDSKATLATAGVLGATFVDIDSSRAKDSPVNDNDELPTTETPALQDVLKSSQGTIDKLNVILTRVDDIVSAIQNGKGSVGKIINDPELYNRANTTIAQLQRLTTQVSEGKGSIGKLLYSDDLYDRINDSVTKLNKMVDDVNSGKGNLGKLMKDEQLYTNLNQTAAKLKDLMADIDAGRGTLGKLAKDQEYAQKIDRITTNIEKLSTRLEAGEGTVGLLFKDPALYNNADQMLVESRHLVKAIRENPKKYLTVHFKLF, from the coding sequence ATGCGTAGTATCCCCGCGGGAGGATCGGTGCCCAGCCAGCAGCAGGTGAAGTGGTCGCAGCTACGCGTCGGAATCACGGTCCTGGTTGCTACTGTCACTCTCTTCGTTCTCATCTTCTTCATGAGCGGCACGGTCAGTCCTTTCAGTAAGAAGATTCGTCTGCGTGCCTACTTCGAGAACGCCGCTGGGTTGGTAAAGGGAGCGCCTGTACGACTCTCCGGTGTGGACATCGGGAACGTTGACAGCATTCACATTGTTCGCGATCCCAAACGTCTACTGACGCCGGTCGAAGTCATGATGAAGGTAACGGCGCAAGCGCGCCCGGATCTGCGTAAGGACTCGAAGGCTACGCTGGCCACCGCCGGAGTGCTCGGGGCTACCTTCGTTGACATCGATAGTTCACGAGCCAAAGACTCCCCGGTAAACGACAACGACGAGCTGCCCACTACTGAGACGCCGGCCTTGCAGGATGTTCTCAAATCCAGCCAAGGTACGATCGACAAATTGAACGTGATCCTTACTCGCGTCGACGACATCGTCTCAGCGATCCAAAACGGAAAAGGATCTGTTGGCAAAATCATCAACGATCCTGAACTGTACAACCGCGCCAACACGACGATAGCTCAACTGCAAAGACTTACTACCCAGGTCTCGGAAGGCAAAGGCAGTATCGGCAAGCTGCTGTATTCGGACGATCTTTACGACCGAATCAACGATTCGGTCACAAAGCTGAATAAGATGGTCGACGACGTGAATTCCGGAAAAGGGAACTTGGGCAAGCTCATGAAGGATGAGCAGCTCTACACGAACCTGAATCAGACTGCCGCAAAACTGAAAGATCTGATGGCTGACATCGACGCCGGCCGCGGCACTTTGGGCAAACTCGCCAAAGATCAGGAGTACGCGCAGAAGATCGATCGCATCACCACGAATATCGAGAAACTCTCAACCCGCCTCGAAGCCGGGGAGGGCACTGTCGGCCTGTTGTTCAAGGATCCCGCACTCTACAACAACGCCGATCAAATGCTGGTGGAGAGTCGGCACCTGGTGAAGGCCATTCGCGAAAATCCGAAAAAGTATCTGACGGTTCACTTCAAGTTGTTTTGA
- a CDS encoding carboxypeptidase regulatory-like domain-containing protein: protein MRVLFRFGLIAALCCWLACAAMAQENTGSISGIVKDQSGAVVPNAKVTLTDTDKGVVVRTAKSGGGGEFSFPALPIGHYSVTVEMPNFRTFSQTGMALSVNDKLQVNATMQVGSEEQKVTVEASGQQVNLESAVATGVVNGTQIRELAMTSRNYMELVALVPGTSNSGNSDQLFPGATAPLGTNLASIQVNGNRREENNWLVDGADNLDRGSNLTLLSFPSVDAIAEFRVVRGVYDAESGRSAGAQVNVLTRSGTSTFHGGAYEFFRNDVLNANTFFNKRATPIVTRPKLRYNDFGGTFGGPVWIPKVYEQKDKTFFFFSDEARRIVTYSNPTASVPYASMLSGQFQHTVCTKFANSGGTAGTCQAYGTSIPASSWDPIAAAYVKDIFSLYPQPNSPAAANPFNNISALRGIFNFREDMIKVDHVFSSKLTVNGKYLHDVNPTREAGGLFLNMPLDNIATTSTNSPGHQYSLAATLTLTPTLLIDGGYRYSYGALINTAVGAINFDKSPDVKSAVGNTLPFANLLGRVPGLTISGISSGLSPTAPYNDFNVNHSYYSNVTKVVGKHTMRFGGIFYHYNKHENQLSGSNNGAYSFDTVNAPTATTTFGGAPVCTGTGAAGGTCPFGAEQSWANFLQGQLSSFSQANLDVTANIFDNQFEYFAQDTWRVRPNVTVTYGVRHSFFRQPTDASGPNGTSRLSNFDPALYDPSKAPCITSTGVNDVKLTNGIPTSSTCNPNYTPLNGFIYANPPTFAGFTGTKSPFGSKVGKEFNRAIAPRIGIAWDPYGDGKTSVRFGYGMFYDNGLEFGNAELNVGLNPGFLQNLSITRSTLSSPVGTTTVAATQTPPSINARMPIDYQSPYSQQWSLDVQRQLPGNWFVDIGYYGNNGIHLPGIIDPNQPAPAAYVKCTTASPCFAGPTAVAGNGVDISTGCPTSQPCVNGSGNTTKLNVVRPFVGYGPETGFLDIYTSNYHSLQTQVQRKFSGNTYVNFSYTWSHGLTTDPADRSTGGYNLPQTPTDFRNNYGPTVADRRNVATGNFVWELPWMRDQHGAIGHLLGGWEFSGVQTFQSGLPLTAIIGNLGCNAGTGTNCFDAIGSACFGATPIGCRVNQVGDPNSGAQHSFTNWFNAAAFQTAPAGQTTTPTERPGAIRAPGFWKTDLSLFKNIKFTERFTGQFRLESFNTFNHTNPICCNNGATTGTNFSSTFFNQVNSTRDPRIVQLAMKFNF, encoded by the coding sequence ATGCGTGTGTTGTTCCGTTTTGGACTCATAGCCGCGCTGTGTTGCTGGCTGGCCTGTGCCGCAATGGCGCAAGAGAACACTGGATCGATCTCGGGAATCGTCAAGGACCAAAGTGGGGCCGTCGTTCCCAATGCCAAAGTCACTCTCACCGATACGGACAAAGGCGTTGTCGTTCGAACCGCCAAATCGGGAGGCGGCGGTGAGTTTTCCTTCCCTGCGTTGCCGATCGGACACTACTCCGTAACAGTGGAGATGCCCAACTTCCGGACCTTTTCGCAAACGGGCATGGCGCTCAGCGTCAACGATAAGCTTCAAGTAAATGCCACTATGCAGGTCGGGTCTGAGGAGCAGAAGGTTACAGTCGAAGCCTCAGGACAGCAAGTAAACCTGGAAAGCGCAGTAGCCACTGGTGTGGTAAATGGCACTCAGATCCGCGAACTCGCTATGACCAGCCGAAACTACATGGAACTGGTGGCATTAGTGCCGGGAACGTCCAATTCCGGGAATTCCGACCAGCTCTTCCCCGGGGCGACTGCTCCCCTCGGCACGAATTTAGCGAGCATCCAGGTGAACGGAAATCGGCGTGAAGAGAACAATTGGCTTGTGGACGGCGCCGACAACCTTGATCGCGGCTCTAACCTGACTTTGCTCTCGTTCCCCAGCGTCGACGCTATCGCTGAGTTTCGCGTCGTACGCGGAGTCTACGATGCCGAGTCCGGCCGCTCTGCCGGCGCTCAGGTCAACGTCTTGACTCGCTCCGGGACCAGCACTTTTCACGGAGGCGCGTACGAGTTCTTCCGCAACGACGTTCTCAACGCCAACACTTTTTTCAATAAGCGCGCCACACCCATCGTTACACGTCCAAAGCTTCGCTACAACGATTTCGGTGGCACTTTTGGTGGGCCCGTCTGGATCCCTAAGGTTTACGAGCAAAAGGACAAGACGTTCTTCTTCTTCTCCGACGAAGCTCGTCGAATCGTGACTTATTCAAACCCCACTGCCAGCGTGCCCTATGCCAGCATGCTGAGTGGACAATTCCAGCACACCGTTTGCACGAAGTTTGCGAATTCCGGCGGAACGGCGGGTACCTGCCAGGCTTATGGCACTTCGATTCCGGCATCTTCCTGGGACCCGATTGCAGCAGCATATGTGAAGGACATCTTTTCTCTTTATCCCCAGCCAAACTCTCCCGCGGCAGCGAATCCCTTCAACAACATTTCTGCGCTTCGGGGAATATTCAACTTTCGCGAGGACATGATCAAGGTTGACCACGTCTTTAGCTCGAAACTCACGGTCAATGGCAAATACCTCCACGACGTCAACCCGACAAGAGAAGCTGGCGGATTGTTCTTGAACATGCCACTCGACAACATCGCTACGACGTCGACTAACTCACCAGGCCATCAATACAGTCTTGCTGCCACACTCACGCTAACGCCAACACTGCTCATCGATGGCGGATATCGTTACTCATACGGTGCGCTGATAAATACGGCAGTAGGCGCGATTAACTTCGACAAATCGCCTGATGTCAAATCGGCAGTGGGTAACACATTGCCATTCGCAAATCTTCTTGGTCGCGTCCCCGGCCTAACTATCTCGGGCATCAGTAGCGGTCTTTCGCCAACTGCGCCCTACAATGACTTTAACGTCAATCACAGCTATTACAGCAATGTGACGAAGGTCGTCGGCAAACACACAATGCGGTTTGGCGGAATCTTCTATCACTACAACAAACATGAGAACCAACTGAGCGGATCGAATAATGGCGCGTACTCTTTTGATACGGTCAATGCGCCAACAGCGACCACGACTTTCGGCGGCGCGCCTGTCTGCACAGGCACGGGAGCAGCAGGTGGAACGTGTCCCTTCGGCGCCGAGCAATCGTGGGCGAACTTCCTGCAAGGCCAGCTCAGCAGTTTTTCACAAGCTAATTTGGACGTTACAGCCAACATCTTCGACAATCAGTTCGAATACTTTGCTCAGGATACTTGGCGCGTTCGTCCAAACGTGACCGTAACCTACGGTGTGCGGCATTCTTTCTTTCGCCAGCCCACCGACGCCAGCGGTCCGAACGGCACCAGCCGTTTGAGCAATTTCGATCCTGCACTTTACGATCCGAGCAAGGCTCCCTGCATTACCTCTACCGGAGTGAACGATGTAAAGCTCACCAATGGCATTCCTACCAGTAGCACCTGCAACCCCAACTACACCCCGCTGAACGGCTTCATCTACGCAAATCCGCCGACATTCGCCGGGTTCACAGGAACAAAATCGCCATTCGGTAGCAAAGTGGGCAAGGAGTTCAACCGCGCGATTGCACCCCGAATCGGAATCGCTTGGGATCCATACGGTGACGGCAAGACATCGGTCCGCTTTGGCTATGGCATGTTTTATGACAACGGTCTCGAGTTCGGTAATGCCGAGCTAAACGTTGGCTTAAACCCAGGCTTCCTGCAGAACCTCAGCATCACTCGCAGCACGCTGTCGAGCCCGGTGGGAACCACTACCGTCGCAGCTACACAAACACCTCCCTCGATCAACGCCCGCATGCCCATCGACTACCAGTCGCCGTATTCGCAGCAGTGGAGTTTGGATGTTCAGCGTCAACTCCCGGGAAATTGGTTTGTCGATATCGGTTATTACGGCAACAACGGTATCCACCTGCCGGGCATCATCGATCCGAACCAGCCGGCACCCGCGGCATACGTGAAGTGCACAACTGCAAGCCCCTGCTTCGCCGGCCCCACCGCCGTTGCGGGCAACGGGGTGGATATCTCAACCGGGTGTCCAACATCCCAGCCATGCGTCAACGGTTCAGGCAATACCACCAAGCTGAACGTTGTGCGGCCGTTTGTCGGCTACGGTCCAGAGACTGGGTTCCTCGACATCTACACCTCCAACTATCACTCGCTGCAAACGCAGGTACAGCGTAAATTCTCGGGCAACACATACGTGAATTTCTCCTATACCTGGTCGCATGGCTTGACCACCGATCCTGCTGATCGCTCAACCGGCGGCTACAACCTTCCCCAGACGCCGACTGACTTTAGAAATAACTACGGTCCTACCGTTGCGGATCGGCGCAATGTAGCAACTGGAAACTTTGTATGGGAGCTGCCCTGGATGCGTGACCAGCATGGAGCCATCGGCCACCTGCTGGGTGGATGGGAGTTCTCGGGTGTGCAGACGTTCCAGAGTGGACTTCCGCTTACAGCAATTATCGGGAACCTCGGATGCAACGCCGGAACAGGTACGAACTGCTTCGATGCAATTGGTTCAGCCTGCTTCGGCGCTACTCCGATCGGCTGCCGTGTAAATCAAGTTGGCGATCCCAATTCGGGCGCGCAGCACTCATTCACGAATTGGTTCAATGCGGCTGCGTTCCAGACTGCCCCGGCAGGACAGACAACTACGCCGACCGAGCGTCCCGGTGCAATCCGCGCCCCTGGATTCTGGAAGACGGATCTGTCTCTCTTCAAGAACATAAAGTTCACCGAGCGCTTCACGGGACAATTCCGGTTGGAGTCGTTCAATACCTTCAACCACACCAATCCGATATGTTGTAACAATGGCGCGACCACCGGCACGAACTTCTCTTCGACGTTCTTCAACCAGGTCAATAGCACGCGCGATCCGCGGATCGTGCAGTTGGCGATGAAGTTCAACTTCTAA
- a CDS encoding alpha-hydroxy acid oxidase: protein MRFTRREALISAGVLASGAALAAKADQKLQDPAPNATDRKQQNTHVDEVSTGTRLACLADYETASRQRIPKMFWEFYNGAAGDELTMRWNVEAYQRMRLKPRVLVDVSALDTRVTLFGQEHAFPILLAPTAYQKLAHPEGEIATARGANTAAATMVLSTSSTTAVEDVARSAKRPLWFQLYVQRDRGFTRELVQRAEAAGCQALCLTVDTPVAGARNREDRAEFRLPSGFELPNLRGLKVDGVDVAKSGTGHLALGNSIYNAITDPSLAWKDVEWLRSFAKIPLLLKGVLNPDDADHALKSGASGLIVSNHGARNLDTVPPTIEALPLIAEQVSGRVPVLVDGGIRRGTDVLKALACGANAVLIGRPYVYGLGVAGEDGVARVVEILQREFKMAMALTGRPTIASIDRSVIWASPLGRG, encoded by the coding sequence ATGCGTTTCACGCGCAGAGAGGCACTGATTTCCGCGGGCGTGCTCGCTAGCGGCGCCGCGTTGGCTGCCAAAGCCGACCAAAAACTTCAAGATCCGGCTCCCAACGCCACGGACAGAAAGCAGCAGAACACGCATGTCGATGAAGTCTCGACTGGGACGCGATTAGCGTGCCTGGCCGATTACGAGACCGCCTCCAGGCAGCGCATTCCCAAAATGTTTTGGGAGTTTTACAACGGGGCCGCCGGCGATGAGCTGACCATGCGCTGGAATGTCGAAGCATATCAGCGCATGCGACTCAAGCCTCGCGTACTGGTAGACGTTTCAGCGCTCGACACGCGTGTGACTCTCTTTGGGCAGGAGCATGCTTTCCCGATCCTGCTTGCGCCGACGGCGTACCAAAAACTGGCACATCCCGAAGGCGAAATTGCCACTGCTCGGGGCGCAAATACCGCGGCTGCGACGATGGTCTTGAGCACGAGTTCGACGACGGCGGTCGAAGACGTCGCTCGATCAGCAAAAAGGCCTCTGTGGTTTCAGCTTTACGTGCAGCGCGACCGTGGCTTCACCCGCGAGCTTGTCCAGCGCGCCGAAGCCGCGGGCTGTCAGGCGTTATGTCTCACGGTGGATACGCCGGTGGCGGGAGCCAGGAATCGTGAGGATCGCGCTGAATTCCGCCTGCCCAGCGGTTTCGAACTGCCCAACCTCCGCGGTCTCAAAGTCGATGGCGTCGATGTCGCAAAGAGCGGAACAGGCCACCTCGCGCTGGGCAACAGTATCTACAACGCAATCACTGATCCTTCGCTGGCGTGGAAAGATGTTGAATGGCTTAGGAGCTTCGCCAAGATTCCCTTGCTACTCAAGGGAGTGCTGAACCCCGATGACGCCGACCATGCCTTGAAAAGCGGAGCGTCAGGACTCATCGTGTCGAATCACGGCGCACGCAACCTTGACACTGTGCCGCCCACAATTGAAGCCCTGCCTCTGATTGCGGAACAAGTCTCGGGACGCGTGCCTGTGCTGGTTGATGGAGGCATCCGCCGTGGGACAGATGTTCTGAAGGCTCTGGCTTGCGGCGCAAATGCAGTCTTAATTGGACGCCCTTATGTCTATGGGCTTGGGGTGGCGGGTGAGGATGGAGTCGCACGAGTGGTGGAGATTTTGCAGCGCGAGTTCAAAATGGCGATGGCACTGACAGGACGTCCAACGATCGCGAGCATTGACCGCTCGGTGATCTGGGCCAGCCCACTCGGAAGGGGATAA
- a CDS encoding MFS transporter has protein sequence MGAATNVSRPGSVAADFNPWKVISASAVGTMIEWYDFYIFGSLTAILAPQFYPPGNDTFAYIAYLATFAVGFLVRPFGALFFGRIGDLVGRKYAFLVTLSIMGGMTFLIGCLPTYKTAGLFSPIALIGIRVLQGLALGGEYGGAVIYVAEHVADEKRGFYTSFIQITATLGLFLSLIVILATQSSMSREEFAAWGWRLPFLISIVLVAISLYIRLKMRESPIFTHIKSAGMASLAPLKESFTQWTNLKRVLITLFGATAGQGVVWYAGQFYALFYLQSILKVNPKTANIIIATALLLSLPFFTVFGALSDRIGRKKIIMAGCLLAVITYYPIYHGMQAAAGNNVVSVSSTKNRVTGATQLTPLTPDPTGKLVPAPEAKNPNFAMLVFLVWIQVIYVCMVYGPIAAYLVEAFPARIRYTSLSLPYHIGNGVFGGLLPLIGLWSCAATQNIYAGLWYPMTVAGITFIVGSLLLKETRHVLIWDEVAPVASGGGARR, from the coding sequence ATGGGAGCAGCCACGAATGTCTCGAGACCGGGCAGCGTCGCGGCCGACTTTAATCCGTGGAAGGTCATCTCCGCATCTGCCGTGGGCACGATGATCGAGTGGTATGACTTTTATATTTTTGGCAGCCTCACCGCGATTCTGGCTCCGCAGTTCTATCCACCCGGCAACGACACATTTGCCTACATCGCCTATCTGGCCACGTTCGCCGTGGGATTCCTCGTGCGTCCGTTTGGCGCTCTCTTTTTTGGCCGCATCGGCGATCTGGTCGGGCGAAAGTACGCCTTCCTCGTGACCCTCTCCATCATGGGAGGCATGACCTTCCTGATCGGATGTCTGCCAACCTACAAGACGGCTGGGTTGTTCTCTCCGATCGCCTTGATCGGCATTCGCGTACTGCAAGGTCTTGCGCTCGGCGGCGAATACGGCGGAGCCGTGATCTATGTTGCCGAGCACGTTGCTGATGAGAAACGAGGTTTCTACACGAGTTTCATTCAAATTACCGCTACGCTCGGCCTGTTTCTGTCACTGATTGTGATCCTGGCGACGCAGTCGTCCATGAGCCGGGAAGAGTTTGCCGCCTGGGGATGGCGCCTTCCCTTCCTGATCTCGATCGTGTTGGTGGCCATCTCGCTATACATCCGATTGAAGATGCGCGAGTCTCCTATCTTCACTCACATCAAGAGTGCGGGAATGGCCTCCCTCGCCCCGCTGAAGGAATCCTTCACGCAATGGACGAATCTGAAGCGCGTGCTCATCACGTTGTTCGGAGCTACGGCCGGACAAGGCGTGGTCTGGTACGCAGGACAGTTTTACGCGCTCTTCTATTTGCAGAGCATCCTGAAGGTGAACCCGAAGACCGCGAACATCATTATTGCCACGGCGCTGCTGCTTTCGCTGCCGTTCTTCACCGTTTTTGGTGCCCTCTCCGACCGAATTGGCAGGAAGAAAATCATCATGGCGGGATGTTTGCTTGCCGTGATCACTTACTATCCGATCTACCACGGTATGCAAGCCGCGGCCGGAAACAACGTAGTGAGCGTGAGCTCGACGAAGAATAGAGTGACGGGAGCCACGCAGCTTACCCCGTTGACTCCCGATCCCACCGGAAAGCTTGTGCCGGCTCCAGAAGCAAAGAATCCGAATTTTGCCATGCTCGTATTCCTGGTTTGGATTCAGGTGATCTACGTGTGCATGGTCTACGGACCGATCGCCGCATATCTGGTAGAGGCCTTCCCAGCGAGGATTCGCTATACCTCGCTGTCACTGCCGTATCACATCGGGAATGGTGTGTTCGGAGGCTTGTTGCCCCTCATTGGTCTATGGAGCTGCGCCGCAACCCAGAATATTTACGCCGGCTTGTGGTACCCGATGACGGTGGCCGGAATCACGTTCATCGTAGGCTCGTTGCTGCTTAAGGAAACAAGGCATGTCCTGATTTGGGACGAGGTCGCTCCTGTAGCCAGCGGCGGCGGAGCTCGTCGATAG